The Xiphophorus hellerii strain 12219 chromosome 7, Xiphophorus_hellerii-4.1, whole genome shotgun sequence nucleotide sequence TACCAAATTTCAtatctggtaaaaaaaaaaaagagtaacttGAATTgtatgcttttttgtttgttttgctttttttgtagtttttaaatgctGTGAAGACAGGGTTTCCATGCAGCctgaaaaaaatttgaatttctttcttGTCCCTTCCTAATGTCTTCTCTTTCTTCCTCcatttcttgttttccttccttccttccttttttcctacCTCCCTACCAacctttccttctttccttaTGAAAGAAAGGAAGTGAGTTTCTATGTTTTAGCCATAACTAAAGTCTGCTCACTTCTGAAATGTTTGTCATGACATTgtattaacataaaaaatgtttagcaaCCCTATAAAAGCCTCTTaagaataaaatttatttaagtaaACTGTGGGGTTGGAGGAGCATTTCTTGATGTCTAATTAAACATCCACAGACTGAATAGGTCTGTTGTGGCCTGATTACAAAGTTgtacaaacatttaaagaatggAGGATAAGCTGCCACCTCCTGGTGTGGCTGCAGTTCTCTGACCTGGCTCCTGATTAGAGGACGTTCCTTTAAATGTCTCACCAAATCTCACTGACTGAAGCTGGGCTGTCACTGCTATCAATGAACTCTGAGCCACCATGGGAATGCTTTCATTGtaccaaaaatacttgacaGAAGATGTCAGTCACATGATTTGAGATAATATACAACATTGAAATTAAACCTGATAAGTTTTCCTTTTAAAACCGTCTTCCTCTCTAAAAGATAGCCacagttaaatttaaaaagattgtGATATTTCTGTGTGGCTGCTCAACAATGTAGAGGTGACGAGGCTTCACAGTTGTTAGGGGTTTTTTGACAGCTGTGTGACAGTTCCACTTTGGCCAACCTGAATTCTTCATGGTTGGGCTGGTGGGCTATATTTAGGAGGGCACGGTTATATTGAAGCGCCTACAGACCTGTGCGCCTGTAGTTTGCTGTCTTCAGCCTTCCTGTCTGAAGAGAATGGACACCCAAGGGCTTAGAGAGGACCTCCGTCTGTTTCAGAGCACTCTGTTGCAGGATGGACTCAAAGAGCTGCTGAATGAGAATAAGCTGATTGACTGTGTCCTAAAGGTTGGGGACAGAAGCATCCCCAGCCACCGGCTCATCCTGGCAGCATGCAGCCCATATTTCCGGGAGCTTTTCTTCTCTGTGGATGGCAAGGAAGAGGACAGAAAGGAGGTTGTTTTGGAGAACCTTGATCCTAATGTTATGGAGGTGATTGTGAATTACCTGTACTCGGCTGAGATCGACATCAACGACAACAACGTCCAGGACATCTTTACTGTTGCAAATCGCTTCCAGATCCCCTCAGTGTTCACGGTTTGCGTGAACTATCTGCAGAAGAGTCTCACCAAGAAGAGTTGCCTTGCCATCTACAGGCTGGGACTGGTGCTCAACTGTGCCAGGCTGGCCATGGCAGCAAGAGATTACATTGCCGATCGCTTCGAGACCATAGCCAAAGATGAGGATTTCTTAGATCTCGCCCCACCTGAGATCTTTGCCATCATTGGCACTGATGCGTTGAATGTTGAAAAAGAAGAAGCCGTGTTTGAGGCTCTCATGAGGTGGATCAGAAAGGATAAAGAAAAGCGAGCAAAATCCTTGGATGAGGCTTTTGAGTACATTCGCTTCCGTCTACTTCCAGAAAAGTACTTCAAGGAAAAAGTGGAGAAAGATGAGCTGATCAAGGCTGACCCAGACCTCCTCAAAAAGATCAAAGTCATAAAGGAAGCATTTGCAGGGAAACTGCCCGAGAAGAAAAAGGGTTCAGGTGATGCTGAGGGAGATGAGGGGACGCTGCCAGGTTACCTGAACAACAATCGCAGGTATGGCATGCACGCTAAAGACGTGATCGTCATGATTAACGACACTGCTGCTGTGGCCTATGATGGCCAAGAGAACGAGTGCTTTCTTGCTGCAATGTCTGAACGAATTCCCCGAAACCATGTCAGCCTCACAACAAAGAAGAACAACCTGTACGTGCTAGGAGGACTGTTTGTAGACGAggagaataaagaaaatccactgCAGTGTTACTTCTACCAGGTAGAAAAGTGTTGTTTGATTAAAACAGCAGTGATAAAGTActcagtttttaaaacatgtctATACTTTTCAGCTGGACAGCCTTGCTGCTGAATGGCTAGCCCTGCCACCAATGCCGTCACCCAGGTGTCTCTTCGCAATGGGGGAATTTGAAAACCTAATATTTGCTGTGGCGGGAAAAGACTTGCAGTCCAACGAGTCCCATGACACCGTTATGTGCTACGATACTGAGTAGGTTTGGCATGTTTAACATTTGAATATAGTTTTAGTGAGAGCCATAAAGCAGTTCTGTGTcttctgtttttagaaaaatgaagtggacagaaacaaagaagctgCCTGTGAAAATCCACGGCCACTGCGTGGTCTCTGAGAATGGCTTGGTGTACTGCCTGGGAGGAAAAACCGATGAAAAGTAAGGTCACAgtgttgacattttgttttcttccattaAATTAAAACTCGACTTTCATTAACCCTGACCTGGacaatgttttgtctttttgccaAAAGTAAAGCAACCAATAAGATGTTTGCATACAACCACAAGAAGTCAGAGTGGAAAGAGGTTGCTTCCATGAAGACTCCTAGATCCATGTTCGGAGCAGTTATCCACAAGGGGAAGCTCATCGTTGCTGGGGGAGTCAATGAAGACGGACTGACGGCAGTGTGCGAAGCCTATGACTTTGGGACCAACAAGTAAGTGCtgggttttaattaaaaatatgtttattattcAAGTTATTGCACTGTTGTCTATAAGTCttccttcatgttttttgtGATCAAAAAGGGTTTCTTTGAATTAGAactgtttttaatgtaatattcaGGTCAGTAATTCTTAGCTCAGTGTCAGACCacttatttagttttaatcGTTTAACTCTGACATATGAATCATTCAGACAAATAAAAGCCTTCTAAAATCAGGAGATGAAAGAAGCTGGATATAGTGGACCAGTTAGGAACGCTCGCAAATGAAACCGGCTTCTAAGGCACTTTTTTAACGGCAGACTGGCACAATTTATGCAGTTAGATATATGAAATTAGCAGACATACACAGTGATTCTCAAACCTCTGTTGACTTAAGACTTGTCATACAtcagaaaacctgaaagatGATTAATCTCTGAGGTTCTGTCAGATTCTTGTTGGATTTTGTATCCCTAAAAGAAAActcttgtttattattttaatataaagtgtagtaaatacattattataaaagaataatatacCATAATTAAGAACAggttaaaaaatacaaagcagGCAATGTCTCAATGAAAAACTTGACATGCCTTAGAAAGATCTGCGATAACTATTCCTCAGAAACAGCTTAAAGGTTTACTAAAcctcaaaataaagcaaatatgaCTGCATGTATgacttaaaaacatgtttaaataaaattaataatgttCAAATCAATgggtaaatctttttttctttgtttttgatcatcTTCTCTATAgaatatgtacaaaaatattgtcATGTCTTTTTTGAGCTAGAAATaccaaaactgattttaatacACTCTCACTTTGAAAGACTTAACCAAATTCTGCATAAAGTATTTACAACAGGAAGAATAGGGGAAAAGTGGTCATTTTCTTTAGTAGCTTAGAGATTGCCACCAGCTAAAAAGGCAGAAGCATTTCCTACTGATTTGAGAAGGATATTCAAAACctgaattttacaaaataataatcaataaaataccAGCGCTCAGAactgtgtgttttgttggagGTGGTCGCCTTTCACAGAGTTTCCCCAGGAGAGGAGTTCAATCAACCTGGTGAGCTGTGGAGGGCTGCTGTACGCCGTGGGAGGCTTTGCCATGGTAGAGAACGAGAACAAGGAGTGTGCACCAACTGAAGTCATTGACATTTGGCAGTAGGTTTGAGTTTCTCTCCTGCACATCAGTTCATTCATTCCTTTTAAATACAtcaataacttattttattgcCTGCATCAGGTATGAAGAGGACTCCAAACAGTGGAGCGGCATGATCAGAGAAATACGTTACGCAGCTGGAGCCTCGTGTGTCTCCATGCGCTTGAATGCAGCCAGAATGCCCAAACTGTAACACGGGACTGTTGTGCTATTATTGTGTGTCgtgatcattttatttacaagcTCCTAGCAGAGGATGGTTTTTGTAGCCTTAACAATCAGATAATTTTACTATCCATACTGActtttagtttgattaaaatgttgaaatattttctcatgttatgCAGTTAGGGAACTTCTTATTGTTGTGAAAGCTTTTTTcaatcttttataaaaaaaaaacaaacaaaaaaaacatagaacttagattaaataaacagatttaagtttaatagttattgaaataaagtttatatATTCGAGACAAATCTCTGAGTTTCCTGACTGACTTTAAAATCAAACCCTTCAAGCTGCTTTTCTACATAAAaattaatgggttttttttttatgtttttttaacgtatttgttaaaattatcattatgttgAGTGTGGTGGTGACACAGGGGGTAGAGCGCGCGACCCTTGTATGGAGACCTCCGTTCCTTGACATGGTCGCCACGGGTTCGAGTCTCGGCCTGTTGACTTTTGCCGCACGTCTGTAACCTCTCTCACGTCCCTCCTACTTGTCAATCTACtataaaataaaagccactagagCTTTTACTACGTCGTGACAATATAAtacgagacaaaaaaaaaaaaatcgagctCTTCCACCATACGCTCGTCTAGGTTTGGTGACTTCTGCAAGTCAACGACTTGATGCTATCTGCTGggatagaaaactttttaaactattgTGAATTGGCgccatataaataaactgaatagatttgaatttaaatgaattattgtaaaatccgaccaaaaacaaccaaacactatttataacaatttttttttaaagccaaaaacaCTATGAAGAAAAATTCATGTTTATCTTCTACTGAATTCAGCCATCCAATAAAACACTGGGTATCACTtccaatgacattttttaaaggttatttAATACAAAAGCACATAATTTACTGTCACTCAACATGAATGAGGTAGATTCATGCCAGCCAgacacatttacataaaaacatagaGCTCTTTCTATAGTGACACTTTTTGTTCAAATAATCTGCTCCGAGCTTTACAAAAGTTGCTAAGTGTCATTATCACATAAATAAGGCTTCAGGAAGAAATTTATCccaagattttctttttgagaTACCTCTTCCATGCATGGGGTGTAGAAAGCTCCATGGAGTTCCATTCAAAGTGAGGAATCTGGGAAAGAAAAAGCCCATATCACACCATTACCTCAGCAGTCTTTTATGTTTGTAGTACGATTATTTCTATAGCGCACTGGCTAATGTTCTTACCTGAACAACACGATATCCCAGAATCTCAAGGTGTCGCCTTTTCATTACGGCTTCACCTTTCATATGATGAGAGTTTTTGCAGAAAGACTTGGAATCCATGAAGTCGATAGCGATgctatgaaacaaaaaaatagaataataaatgAATCAGTGGCTTTATCTCAATAGTTTTTTCAGGCTGTATTCTGTATGCAATCTTTAGAAAATGAAGTAAATGTCCAGTCATTACAACGCCTAAATACAGAGCCTGTGCAAGAGGTACAAccactttaatgtattttattgggaatttatgtgacatgccaacacaaagtaatccacaattgtgaaattgaagaaaaatgattcattgcttttattttttttttaaacaaataaaagtgtgATATGCTTTTGTCTTTAGCCCCCTTATCATTCTGACATCACCAAATAAAATTTAGAGCAAGCATTTGCCTTCAGAgttcatctgtgtgtaatttaatcacagctgttctgtgaagacctcagaAGTTTAGGATAAAATTAGAGAACATCATGACAGGTTAGGGGGAACGCAGCGGAGACGTCTAAATCAGTTCTTCCGTTCATGGAAGCTTCTGCGTCAGTCCTTTAGTGTCAATATTGTTGCAAATGAAGGCCTtggtatatattttatttgtatgtgttatgacaaagtacaaaaacaaaccagatgCACACAAAGTGTGTATCCTCACCGATGAGCTCCCGCTGGAAGCTCATCTCGGGCGTTTTCCAGTGAATTTGAGTCCCACAGAACCTTTCCTCTCTCTGAGATCTGCAACGTGCTCGGCCCAGAGTAAGACAACGGCTTCAAGTGTTTGTCTAGTTTACattcaaaatctgaaattacaaaaaataaaattcacaccCCAGAATAAAAGCAAACCTTTCACCCCTTTAAGAACCGTTGTCACACAAACAGACTTAAACTTACACATCAATCTCATTTTCTATGCTCACAAAGCGCTAATACTGGATAATATCCCACTACAATACTTCAATTTGtggtatgagtttgaaaaggTTTGAGGGGTAGGAATATTATATGTGCTGCTTGTCTGTTTATcggtgagggaaaaaaaggacaatATTGCTGCTATACTCACGTATGGTGTAAAAATACGGTGTGATGACGGCTGCTTGGACAAAGTTAATGCCACCAAGAACCCCGCCCAACATTGCGTGGATCTGCTGCTGCACTGGACTGACGGAGCCATTcactaaaacatgtttacacaggaaatgtttaatacatttcaaaaggaaacagaaaaacaggcaTAGCTCCGATCGCTCACCTTTCTTTTGCAGATGCTGGCAGTAACGCTCGTGAAACCACGGCACCTGAAACTCTGGACTTTCCAGACACACGGCCCGATTGAGCTCCATGAGGCGCTGTTTCGTCCTCATCTTGAGGGAATCATTCAGGCCTGTAAGAACATAAAACACTTCATTTCACCCTGCTGAACAAAGACTTTACTTACTTTTAATACTGGACAGGCAGAAGCGGGCTTCTGATCATACTTTCCAGCTGGCAGTCCAGTTTTCCAAGAAAATCAATGCTGAAGATTTCTCTGATTAGTTCTTCGGGAAAATGGTCAGCTAGAGCCAAGCAATATGCCAGGAGGACAAGCAGGTGAGGGTCAAAGGAGCCTAAAACAACATAAGTAAAAAATTATGATTGTAGAGTTACAATCAAAGAGTAGAAATCAGTGCTGGGACATATTACTTACTAATGTGAGGAGTGAAGCGCTTAATACAAGCATCATAAAGCTCATCTACATGAGCAGGCTCATAATTCAGGACAGAAAATGGTAGAAGAGTGGGGTATGTGGCTGAGAAGTGAATCTtattgagaaaagaaaaaaatatattagggctgaaacaatcagattaatcaattatttgaaTAACTGTCAACTAATtaagtaatcgattaattgttaactggaatatatagactcaaaaaaggccatttgctgaaaggaCAACatagtcagagcagtaattaagcaaaaactgtacaaaaaaatacatgcatAGTATCTGTAATTATGTTGcaatgtaaaaatacataagTGTGGACTATGTCAAGGAattgttcaaataaaagttaaaaaataaataaataaaaataaataaataaatacatgcatttaggataatttgttttttctgtcagtaTGTTTTACAAATGATCTAATgcgtttattttcttatttaaaaaaagaaattgtattatttctttatttgcagattttaatgcatttcctatattgtataaaaaagagGCTTcagtggttaaattaaaaacctgcaaaatgtcccaattgtttttttatccGATGAACTGATTGATACAATAATCTatcactaaaataattgttagttccAGGCCTAATTAGTACAGATGCTAGTAATCCAGGATTAAATGTTAGGCTGTGTCCTCGGGTACCTCGTCAATGTGTTCTATGGCCACACTGGCAATTCTGTCCATCAGTGAAGGATGAAGTCGATTGGTTCTGGTCAGGAAGAAGGCCAAGTCAGCAATGTTGCTCGAGTTTATCTGATCGATCATCCTGTTCAGCGTGACAAACGTCTCTTCCAGCAGCATCTCCTCGAACCACTCTCCTGGGGCGAATTTGGTCTCGTCCAGCACCAGGTCCAGCCGGTTGGCCGTCTGCAGCCTCTCGCGGCCGCATTGGCTCAGCCGCTGCAGCAGCCGGACGTACTTGCTGTGGGTGTTGTGTCGGTAAGACGGATCAGTCCGTATCCACTTGGCAATGGCAAAGGAGATGGTGTTGAGCTCGCTGAGGTTGCACTGCGCTATCACTTCGTCCACATGCCAGACCACGTCCTCGTCGAGGCGTGGGCTGGGCAGCATGGAGAGCACCCTGGTCAGCATGGTCACCTCATAGGGGTAGAAGCTGCGCTGCAAAAAGCTGCGACACAAAACGTCTATCAGTGCACTTCTGAAACTGGAATGCTTAAAAGTAAGTTAATAAACACTAACCTGACCAAAATGGTTCTGAGGGCAGCAAAGAGTTCTGGGTTCTGATAATGCAACAGGAACAGGGCCTGGGTGATCCGGGCCACCTCCATCGATCTGTAGATATGGAGCTTCTTCTGGATCACTGATGCAATTCTGGAAGATAAtacagaaatgattaaaaaaaaaaactaccatcAATGAAAAATAGGACATAAGTTCATTcatatgtttaattgtgaaacAGGTTATTTAGGAAGAATTGATGGAAAGAGcagctttcatttttaataacttacCATCTTAggttaaattttctttttgtttgttttttttgtttttttcatttttgtctcccGCTGCTTATTATATGTGAAAATTAACAACCAGTATGCATTTTTAGGTGAATTACTACTGaaattggaaagaaaaatccaaactaattgTTATAAagttatggaaaaaataaatacacagttAAAATGctccaaaagttaaaaattaaaataatatatatatatttttttgcagttttgaagTTGCAACCTTAAATTCTAGCTACCGTATTCATAATTTTGGGGACATTTCAGTTTTGCAGATCTAGACTGAGCTGCGGCTTTCATCCATGTAGTAGGTTTTTcacactgaaataaaagaagGCAGTGGGTTCGAAGTTCATCTGAACACTACAGTGATCACTAATCTGTATATTCTTTAGCCTGGAGGATAGAGATCTCAATAAAGAATCTCAGATtgtaataaaagagaaaaatttcTATGAGTTTTTCAGAGTAAACGACTAAGTACTGACTTTCTCCCTTCTTATTCTGAATAtcttaatttcaaaatatactCTTAAGCAATGCAAAatcaaaatacatatttaaaatgggGAACCATCACAAATATTGCTTCTGCTGATGGTGCAAAGGGACAAAAAACCATTCAAATATTCTGCTTCCAAGCATGGATTCAGCTCTAAAACACGCTGCATCTAGAAAAACTTGTTTCATCAAAGGagtttaaacaaatgttaaacaTGCTGAGAAGTCACACAAACAAGGTAAGGCTGctgattttgctgtttttatttttttgaggaTATAAACTCACTTGTTCAGTAAACTAAAGTTTCTGCTCTGAATCTCCTCCAGGGCTTCAACGACAGCCAAAGCTTGGTGAGCGCTGAATTCATCTGCCACCAGGAGGGTGGTGTTCTCCAACCTGAGAGGAAATGCACAAAATAATGtagcaaaaacatcaaattggATGGATGTGTAACTTCTACTCAGCAGTGCCAACCTTTCTCTGATCTCTGCGCTGCTAATCGGTGCCAGAGCGACAAAAAGTTTAGAGAAGGAGTATGGGTCTGTGCTTGTGTCGATCAGCTCGATCAGCCTTTCTTTAGCTGCCAGTCTGAAGTCACAGTTGTTGAACTGAAGGGACTGATATAGACCCAAGATGATACTGATGTTCTCAGCATCCAGTCTGGGAATGTTGCGCATGAAAATCTCATTGCACTTCTCCAACAGGGGTCGGTGAATGTACTTGATGCTGCGTAGAAACTGAACCATCCTTCTTGGAGTGTTGTAATTCAGGGGATCGACTGTGTCCAGTAGACATTCAGCTCTGCTGATTAGAGCGTCCCGCAGCCGCGTGGACACGAGGTTCGATACGCTGACCATCAGCGCCGCCAGGACCCTGGCAAGACAAATGTCACCAAGTGTGCACAACGTGAGATTGTTAAGGCAATTGTGTCTCGCAAAAGCATCCATACATCCTTACATTTTCCACGCTGCCGTATTGCAAACACAAATGTCAAATTATtatattgggattttaagtaAGAGGCAAACACAAAGTTAATGGATAGTTGtgaagtgaggaaaaaaatacatctagGTTTAATGACATGACTGACCTGCCATTGTCTATGGATGATAACTTCTGGTCCAAAATGTTGGTGATGTGACCCATCAGAGGACTGCTATGGAGGAGCTGATCGTTTAAAATCACTGCAAACTTTGACAGAGATGGCATAGGAagtctgcagaaaaaaacacaatgtgtcACAGACAAATGGCAAAGTGACCAAATGTTTAAGGTTTCGGTGACTTTCATTTGATTTACGTAAATGCTTGTGCTGAATCTAATAACTCTgaatttgctcttttttggggGGTCTATGACACCTAGTTTCACATTCCACTTGGGAAccatctgtgtattttattgacaACTTTATCTAATCAGCTTTATAACTCAAAAGAAAccaatataaatttatttaaaatatacctGTCTACTCTTCGCCAAGCTTCTGAAACCATCTGTTGCACAAGACTGTCATGTGGTTCCACATTCAGCCTGCAGAAGAGAGAAGTAGATAATATTGTAATACTGGAATTTAAATAAACAGTCATTAAGCAAAGAGTCTGTATACCTGAGGAACGCATAAAGCATGTCGACCAGTGTTGAGTCATCCATCAGAGAAATTTTATTCTCTGCCAAAACCCGGAGGGTCAGGAACTGCGGGTGGCACTTGATGAGGTGGACAGTCCTGAGCAGCTCAGGTCTCTCCTTCTGAAAATCCCACAGCATCCTCACAGCACAGCTCACATGTTCCACAGTCAGCTTGGTTCTGTTCTTCCCCACCACATCAAGCACCTGAATGTCAGCGGAGCAAACCTGCAGCCCCTCCAGGACATAGTCTCTACTCCCCACCGCCTGATGGAGGAGTCTTCTAAGGCAGGGCCTCACACACTGCAGTCTGAACATGGTTACACGCCTGGGTGTGAGCTAGGTGTGCGCTGAGGTCTTCATTGCATGGCAGCTGAGAGGAGGCAGGTTCAGCCAATCACAAAACGGCACATGAGTGGTAAGATGATGCTCCTTCAGAGATCTGTCTTGTATAATAAAGCAAAGGGAAAAGGCAGGAAATGCATTGAAAGTTGCATGgtttattgttcattttgatgattttggcTA carries:
- the klhl41a gene encoding kelch-like protein 41a encodes the protein MDTQGLREDLRLFQSTLLQDGLKELLNENKLIDCVLKVGDRSIPSHRLILAACSPYFRELFFSVDGKEEDRKEVVLENLDPNVMEVIVNYLYSAEIDINDNNVQDIFTVANRFQIPSVFTVCVNYLQKSLTKKSCLAIYRLGLVLNCARLAMAARDYIADRFETIAKDEDFLDLAPPEIFAIIGTDALNVEKEEAVFEALMRWIRKDKEKRAKSLDEAFEYIRFRLLPEKYFKEKVEKDELIKADPDLLKKIKVIKEAFAGKLPEKKKGSGDAEGDEGTLPGYLNNNRRYGMHAKDVIVMINDTAAVAYDGQENECFLAAMSERIPRNHVSLTTKKNNLYVLGGLFVDEENKENPLQCYFYQLDSLAAEWLALPPMPSPRCLFAMGEFENLIFAVAGKDLQSNESHDTVMCYDTEKMKWTETKKLPVKIHGHCVVSENGLVYCLGGKTDENKATNKMFAYNHKKSEWKEVASMKTPRSMFGAVIHKGKLIVAGGVNEDGLTAVCEAYDFGTNKWSPFTEFPQERSSINLVSCGGLLYAVGGFAMVENENKECAPTEVIDIWQYEEDSKQWSGMIREIRYAAGASCVSMRLNAARMPKL
- the fastkd1 gene encoding FAST kinase domain-containing protein 1, mitochondrial — its product is MFRLQCVRPCLRRLLHQAVGSRDYVLEGLQVCSADIQVLDVVGKNRTKLTVEHVSCAVRMLWDFQKERPELLRTVHLIKCHPQFLTLRVLAENKISLMDDSTLVDMLYAFLRLNVEPHDSLVQQMVSEAWRRVDRLPMPSLSKFAVILNDQLLHSSPLMGHITNILDQKLSSIDNGRVLAALMVSVSNLVSTRLRDALISRAECLLDTVDPLNYNTPRRMVQFLRSIKYIHRPLLEKCNEIFMRNIPRLDAENISIILGLYQSLQFNNCDFRLAAKERLIELIDTSTDPYSFSKLFVALAPISSAEIRERLENTTLLVADEFSAHQALAVVEALEEIQSRNFSLLNKIASVIQKKLHIYRSMEVARITQALFLLHYQNPELFAALRTILVSFLQRSFYPYEVTMLTRVLSMLPSPRLDEDVVWHVDEVIAQCNLSELNTISFAIAKWIRTDPSYRHNTHSKYVRLLQRLSQCGRERLQTANRLDLVLDETKFAPGEWFEEMLLEETFVTLNRMIDQINSSNIADLAFFLTRTNRLHPSLMDRIASVAIEHIDEIHFSATYPTLLPFSVLNYEPAHVDELYDACIKRFTPHISSFDPHLLVLLAYCLALADHFPEELIREIFSIDFLGKLDCQLESLNDSLKMRTKQRLMELNRAVCLESPEFQVPWFHERYCQHLQKKVNGSVSPVQQQIHAMLGGVLGGINFVQAAVITPYFYTIHFECKLDKHLKPLSYSGPSTLQISERGKVLWDSNSLENARDELPAGAHRIAIDFMDSKSFCKNSHHMKGEAVMKRRHLEILGYRVVQIPHFEWNSMELSTPHAWKRYLKKKILG